From one Mytilus edulis chromosome 1, xbMytEdul2.2, whole genome shotgun sequence genomic stretch:
- the LOC139526768 gene encoding protein wech-like, whose amino-acid sequence MSQTDNNDILLSLHSSPDVSLLRTKTGEFKPFLNVSPLYPLGIHVNYHKEIILGVMERGATYTLTNKSCRQVIIFGIDGKQKQSYEYDKHKQRLFTTPARITSNVKNDIVVIDSTAYDEGRVVILDKVGQTKWIYQGQSQVNPGNKPFNPLDIVTTSIGHVIVTDVNNHSLYVLSEVGDVLACKGMKNLGIIYPTTMDIDTKGQLWVGCYSGNKQRTDAKLHEMKISF is encoded by the coding sequence ATGTCACAAACAGACAATAATGATATTCTTCTGTCTTTGCATAGCAGTCCTGATGTCAGTTTGTTAAGAACAAAGACAGGGGAATTCAAACCGTTCCTGAATGTATCACCATTGTATCCCCTTGGTATACATGTCAATTATCATAAAGAGATCATACTGGGTGTCATGGAGAGGGGTGCTACTTACACCCTAACAAACAAGAGCTGTAGGCAAGTTATAATCTTTGggatagatggaaaacaaaaacaatcatatGAGTATGATAAACATAAACAGAGACTATTCACTACCCCTGCTAGAATTACATCTAATGTTAAAAATGACATAGTGGTTATAGATAGTACAGCTTATGATGAAGGGAGGGTGGTTATTTTGGACAAGGTAGGACAGACTAAATGGATCTATCAGGGACAGTCTCAAGTCAATCCAgggaataaaccatttaatcctTTAGATATAGTTACAACATCAATAGGTCATGTTATAGTGACTGATGTTAACAACCATTCCTTATACGTCTTGTCCGAAGTGGGAGATGTACTCGCATGTAAAGGTATGAAGAATCTGGGGATTATATATCCTACGACAATGGATATTGACACCAAGGGACAGTTATGGGTGGGATGCTATTCTGGGAATAAACAAAGAACAGATGCCAAACTGCATGAAATGAAGATATCTTTTTAA